From the Nonlabens marinus S1-08 genome, one window contains:
- the guaB gene encoding IMP dehydrogenase — MISHDAKFVGEGLTYDDVLLVPGYSEVLPREVSIKSKFSRNITLNVPIVSAAMDTVTESRMAIAMAQEGGIGILHKNMSIEAQAQKVRRVKRAESGMIIDPVTLTEKATIGDAKASMREHGIGGIPIVDADGFIKGIVTNRDLRFEKKDSRSVTEVMTSENLITAKAGTSLQQAELILQEHKIEKLLVVSDDNKLVGLITFRDITKLTLQPNANKDQYGRLRVAAAIGVTGDAVDRARALVNAGVDAVVIDTAHGHTKGVVDVLKDVKKHFPELDVVVGNVATAAAAKYLADAGADAVKVGIGPGSICTTRVVAGVGFPQLSAVMEAAHALKGSGIPVIADGGIRYTGDIPKALAAGADCVMLGSMLAGTTESPGETIIYDGRKYKSYRGMGSVEAMQTGSKDRYFQDVEDDIKKLVPEGIVGRVPFKGDLVESMTQFVGGLRAGMGYCGAGTIEDLKEKGQFVKITAAGVHESHPHDVTITKEAPNYSRN, encoded by the coding sequence ATGATCTCACACGATGCTAAGTTTGTAGGCGAAGGCCTCACTTACGACGATGTTCTTTTAGTACCTGGTTACAGCGAGGTATTACCTAGAGAAGTCAGTATAAAAAGTAAATTTTCCCGCAACATTACTCTTAATGTTCCTATTGTATCTGCTGCTATGGATACGGTAACAGAAAGCCGCATGGCTATTGCTATGGCGCAAGAAGGTGGAATCGGGATTCTTCATAAGAACATGTCCATAGAAGCACAAGCTCAAAAAGTACGTCGCGTGAAACGTGCAGAGAGTGGAATGATCATCGACCCAGTTACACTTACTGAAAAAGCAACTATAGGGGATGCTAAAGCCAGCATGCGTGAGCATGGCATAGGCGGGATACCGATTGTTGATGCAGATGGATTTATCAAGGGAATCGTTACCAATAGAGATCTAAGATTTGAAAAGAAAGACAGCCGCTCTGTAACGGAAGTAATGACCTCTGAAAATTTGATCACTGCTAAAGCCGGAACCTCATTGCAGCAAGCAGAATTGATTTTACAAGAACATAAAATTGAAAAGCTTTTAGTAGTATCAGACGATAACAAACTGGTTGGTCTGATCACATTTAGAGATATCACTAAATTAACCTTGCAACCTAATGCCAATAAAGACCAGTACGGCCGCCTAAGGGTCGCAGCGGCTATAGGTGTGACGGGTGATGCCGTAGATCGCGCTCGAGCCTTAGTCAATGCGGGTGTAGATGCGGTAGTAATTGATACGGCTCATGGTCATACTAAAGGTGTGGTAGATGTGCTTAAAGATGTCAAAAAACACTTTCCAGAACTAGATGTTGTAGTTGGTAATGTTGCAACTGCAGCTGCAGCAAAATATTTAGCTGATGCCGGTGCTGATGCCGTAAAAGTGGGGATAGGTCCAGGATCTATTTGTACGACCCGTGTGGTCGCTGGAGTTGGGTTCCCTCAATTAAGTGCCGTGATGGAAGCAGCACATGCCTTGAAAGGTTCTGGAATTCCAGTCATTGCAGATGGTGGAATTCGTTATACAGGTGATATTCCTAAAGCTCTCGCTGCAGGAGCAGATTGTGTGATGTTAGGATCTATGCTTGCCGGTACTACAGAATCTCCTGGTGAGACTATCATCTATGATGGTCGTAAGTATAAATCATACCGTGGTATGGGATCTGTAGAAGCTATGCAAACTGGATCTAAAGACCGGTACTTCCAGGATGTAGAAGACGATATCAAAAAATTAGTTCCAGAAGGAATTGTAGGACGTGTACCATTCAAAGGAGACCTTGTGGAAAGCATGACACAGTTTGTTGGAGGATTGCGAGCAGGAATGGGGTATTGCGGTGCAGGAACCATTGAGGATTTGAAAGAAAAAGGACAATTTGTAAAAATCACAGCTGCAGGAGTTCATGAGAGCCATCCGCATGATGTGACCATTACTAAAGAAGCACCTAATTACAGCCGTAACTAG